In Planktothrix serta PCC 8927, the following are encoded in one genomic region:
- a CDS encoding AI-2E family transporter, which yields MDNLPPDSQDNALWNRVSTNSLVRFLLFFASGWALILIFNYFENIFFTFVLAAILAFLLNYPVRYLERYLGRGLALGIVIFLSLFVVVATGLALGTMFFNQFQQLLTLVVENLTSADNPFDRLQEFLTNRRININIAPIEAEFNKSLGSMVSIVVGTFSSLPNALISFIIVFVIAFFMLVDGERLWFLVLKLIPYPHRSQFSVALQKSFLGFFRGQLLLSLFLGISSFLVYSTLSIPFSLSLAIIVGFFDFIPGIGATLGILIISLIVLIQGGWFLTVQVLVVSIILQQIQDNFIAPRIMQSAVNINPVVLFFALLVGGKIAGILGVFLSVPVAGVIVNLLDIEEMQSKEGNKDSIEIKP from the coding sequence ATGGATAATTTACCCCCAGATTCCCAGGATAACGCCTTGTGGAATCGCGTTAGCACCAATAGTTTAGTGCGATTTTTATTATTTTTTGCCTCTGGCTGGGCATTAATTCTGATTTTTAACTATTTTGAAAACATCTTTTTTACGTTTGTATTAGCTGCAATTTTAGCTTTTCTGCTCAACTATCCCGTGCGCTATTTAGAGCGATATTTGGGTCGAGGATTAGCATTAGGAATTGTTATTTTTCTCAGTTTATTTGTGGTTGTGGCTACCGGATTAGCCTTGGGAACAATGTTTTTTAATCAATTTCAACAGCTTCTCACCCTCGTTGTTGAAAATTTAACCTCAGCCGATAATCCGTTTGACCGCTTACAAGAGTTTTTAACAAATCGGAGAATTAATATTAATATCGCTCCTATAGAAGCCGAATTTAATAAATCTTTGGGTTCGATGGTAAGCATTGTGGTAGGAACTTTTTCTTCATTACCCAATGCGCTGATTTCATTTATTATCGTTTTTGTCATTGCCTTTTTTATGCTGGTTGATGGAGAAAGGCTTTGGTTTTTAGTGTTAAAATTGATTCCTTATCCCCATCGCAGTCAGTTTTCAGTGGCTCTTCAAAAAAGCTTTTTAGGTTTCTTTAGAGGTCAACTATTACTCTCCTTGTTCTTGGGAATATCTAGTTTTTTAGTTTATAGTACCTTGAGCATTCCTTTCTCTTTATCCTTGGCTATTATTGTTGGCTTTTTTGATTTTATTCCAGGGATAGGAGCAACTCTAGGGATTTTAATCATCAGTTTAATTGTTTTAATTCAAGGGGGCTGGTTTTTGACAGTACAAGTCTTGGTTGTTAGTATAATTTTACAACAAATTCAGGACAATTTTATTGCCCCTCGCATTATGCAAAGTGCAGTTAATATTAACCCTGTGGTTTTGTTTTTTGCTTTACTGGTTGGCGGAAAAATCGCTGGAATTTTAGGGGTATTTCTCTCAGTTCCTGTTGCAGGGGTAATTGTGAATTTATTAGATATTGAAGAAATGCAGTCTAAAGAAGGAAATAAAGATTCTATTGAAATAAAACCCTAA